The following are from one region of the Geoalkalibacter subterraneus genome:
- a CDS encoding FprA family A-type flavoprotein gives MFDPTEIRSDVHWVGVRHPDLEIFDELFPTRNGTTYNSYLVRGSEKTALIDTVKEAFADEFLERLSQIMPLEEVDILVVNHAEPDHSGALGRVLEINPDIEIYCTRAGQNFLGQLYEQNLNIQAVKDGEEISLGDKTLRFYLAPNLHWPDTMFTYLPEQEILFSCDAFGAHYCGDGLFNDQVEDFSYEFRFYFDTIMRPFKSYIRDAVAKIEDLPITLVCPSHGPLLRRDPRKSIEAYREMAALPDAGDRPRVLLLILSPHGNTRRMATEVREGLQEGGAEVVEIDIVDLTDEMVRDELERTQALVVGTATINHDAPPPVWRVLSLLSSVTPGGKIGAVFGSFGWSGEAIKLVEERLRGLKYSLPVEGVSFRFKPGQEDLDACREFGRQVAREVQK, from the coding sequence ATGTTCGATCCTACAGAAATTCGTTCCGATGTTCATTGGGTCGGTGTCCGTCATCCGGATCTGGAGATTTTTGACGAACTTTTCCCGACACGCAACGGAACAACCTATAATTCCTACCTGGTTCGCGGATCAGAAAAAACCGCTCTGATCGATACGGTTAAAGAAGCCTTTGCAGATGAATTTCTGGAGAGGCTCAGTCAGATTATGCCTCTTGAGGAGGTTGACATTCTGGTCGTCAATCACGCAGAGCCTGATCATTCCGGTGCTCTCGGCCGAGTGCTGGAAATCAACCCGGATATTGAAATCTACTGCACGCGCGCCGGGCAGAATTTTCTCGGCCAGCTCTATGAGCAGAACCTCAACATTCAAGCCGTAAAGGATGGCGAGGAAATCAGCCTGGGAGACAAGACTCTGCGGTTCTATCTTGCTCCCAATCTGCATTGGCCCGATACCATGTTCACCTATCTCCCGGAGCAGGAAATCCTGTTTTCCTGCGACGCATTCGGCGCTCACTATTGCGGCGATGGCCTCTTCAATGACCAGGTGGAGGATTTTTCCTACGAATTCCGCTTTTATTTCGACACCATCATGCGCCCGTTCAAATCCTATATCCGGGACGCGGTGGCCAAGATCGAGGATCTGCCCATCACCTTGGTATGCCCCTCCCATGGGCCGCTGCTGCGCCGCGACCCCCGCAAGTCCATTGAAGCCTATCGTGAAATGGCCGCTTTGCCTGACGCTGGAGACCGGCCCCGTGTGCTGCTGTTGATTCTGTCGCCCCACGGCAATACCCGCCGCATGGCGACCGAAGTGCGCGAGGGGTTGCAGGAAGGGGGCGCGGAGGTTGTCGAAATCGATATCGTCGATCTCACCGATGAGATGGTGCGCGACGAACTCGAAAGAACCCAGGCCCTCGTTGTGGGGACTGCGACGATCAATCATGATGCGCCGCCGCCGGTGTGGCGCGTGCTGTCTCTGCTCTCTTCGGTGACGCCGGGGGGCAAGATCGGTGCGGTGTTCGGCTCTTTCGGTTGGAGCGGCGAGGCGATCAAGCTGGTGGAAGAGCGTCTGCGCGGGTTGAAATACTCCCTGCCTGTAGAGGGGGTCTCCTTCCGTTTCAAACCGGGGCAGGAGGATCTTGACGCCTGTCGGGAATTTGGGCGGCAGGTGGCCCGAGAGGTTCAGAAATAA
- a CDS encoding alanine/glycine:cation symporter family protein — protein MNPDQVMATINSFVWGPVMLALLVGTGVFLTLRLGFLQFFQLPRALRLVFRRSPSDAEGDISPFQALTTALSATIGTGNIAGVATAIFLGGPGAIFWMWICAIFGMATKYAEAVLAVTYRHHLPDGTMQGGPMRYIAEGMGLKWLGWLFALMGSIAAFGIGSMVQSNSVAVALEQTWDISPVLTGVVLAMLTGVVIIGGIRRIGKVTEKLVPVMGVFYVCGAAVILIMHMDKVPSALQLIITHAFAPASAAGGFAGAAVSAAIRFGVARGVFSNEAGLGSAPIAHAAARTNSPVRQGLVAMTGVFFDTIIVCTMTALVILSTGAWTSGETSSALTYLAFQQGLPGPGGLIVTIGIAVFAYSTMIGWAYYGEECIEYIFGLKARTPYRWVFCLAIAFGAFQKVAFVWDFSDTMNGAMAIPNLIGLLALSGVVVKATRDAFARPQEML, from the coding sequence ATGAACCCGGATCAGGTCATGGCGACGATCAACAGCTTTGTGTGGGGACCCGTCATGTTGGCGCTGTTGGTGGGCACAGGGGTGTTTTTAACCCTGCGCCTGGGTTTTTTACAGTTCTTTCAATTGCCGCGGGCGCTGCGGCTGGTGTTCCGGCGTTCGCCGAGCGATGCCGAGGGGGATATCAGCCCCTTTCAAGCCCTGACCACCGCTCTTTCGGCGACGATCGGCACGGGCAATATTGCCGGTGTGGCGACGGCTATTTTCCTGGGCGGGCCGGGCGCCATTTTCTGGATGTGGATCTGCGCAATTTTCGGGATGGCGACAAAATACGCTGAAGCAGTGCTGGCGGTCACCTATCGGCACCATCTGCCCGACGGCACCATGCAGGGCGGTCCGATGCGCTATATTGCCGAGGGGATGGGTTTAAAGTGGCTGGGGTGGCTTTTTGCGCTGATGGGCAGCATTGCCGCTTTCGGTATCGGGAGCATGGTGCAGTCCAATTCCGTGGCGGTGGCGCTGGAGCAGACCTGGGACATTTCGCCGGTCCTGACCGGCGTGGTATTGGCGATGCTGACCGGAGTGGTCATTATCGGCGGGATTCGCCGTATCGGCAAGGTCACCGAGAAGCTGGTGCCCGTCATGGGAGTTTTTTACGTGTGCGGCGCCGCTGTCATCCTGATCATGCATATGGACAAGGTGCCTAGCGCACTGCAGCTGATTATAACGCACGCCTTTGCCCCGGCTTCCGCCGCAGGCGGTTTCGCCGGGGCGGCGGTTTCCGCGGCGATTCGCTTCGGTGTGGCGCGCGGGGTGTTTTCCAACGAGGCCGGGCTGGGCAGCGCTCCTATCGCGCATGCCGCCGCCCGCACCAACAGCCCGGTGCGACAGGGGCTGGTCGCTATGACCGGCGTGTTTTTCGACACCATCATCGTCTGTACCATGACCGCGCTGGTCATTCTCTCGACCGGTGCCTGGACCAGCGGTGAGACTTCGAGCGCACTGACCTACCTGGCTTTCCAGCAGGGGCTGCCGGGGCCCGGCGGCCTGATCGTCACCATCGGCATCGCCGTTTTCGCTTATTCCACCATGATCGGCTGGGCTTATTACGGTGAGGAATGCATCGAGTATATCTTTGGGCTCAAAGCCCGCACGCCATACCGTTGGGTTTTCTGCCTGGCGATCGCTTTTGGGGCGTTTCAGAAAGTCGCCTTTGTCTGGGATTTCTCCGACACCATGAACGGTGCCATGGCGATTCCCAATCTCATCGGCCTGCTGGCGCTCTCGGGCGTGGTCGTAAAAGCCACCCGCGATGCCTTTGCCCGGCCGCAGGAAATGCTCTGA
- the priA gene encoding replication restart helicase PriA: MDFFPGSSDHKTASVAVTAPIDKLLDYAIPASLSSFVHIGTRVKVPLGRRMVWGFVLGVSTEEREGLKPIAEVPEDSPFFPPHLAAFYQRAAAYYHHPPGEVLRTALPAGITGKVQRVGVVHEKKYHALDAADQPKGARQQEILSWLRERKEAFGSEIGAVFPSPTPVLKRLVELGLVGEEEVERRRDPFFDLPVDADLRPSATEDQGQALAALQQALAAEEFAGFLLHGVTGSGKTEVYLKVIAAALEAGRQALVLVPEIAQTPQLVARFRARFKSGEHSIAVLHSGLSEGERYDAWRAIARGEVHIVIGARSAVFAPLDRLGVIVVDEEHEASYKQAEGFRYNARDLALMRGQREKAVVILGSATPSLVSYHRSREGFLQYLRLHHRVLGRPLPEVELVDLAGRSMEGSLSQEMLDALESNLQVGDQSLLLLNRRGFSPYLLCRECGATFHCPNCAITLTYYQSRRLMRCNYCDYAVAPPTVCPECGGGQIEPEGAGTERLEEELTASFPEARIARMDRDTMTRKGAHQKLVSDMEQGRIDILVGTQMVAKGLDFPGVTLVGVVGADAILNLPDFRSAERAFSLLTQVAGRAGRGERPGRVLIQTYAPTHHALQHASRHDYDGFYLEEIEYRRALEYPPFGHLVNLVISGIEGEKVAEAAERFCDSLQACAGEEVEVLGPAPCPLFRLRGRTRYQILLKSVTRAPLHRLLSRLPALRSALPRTLKLTLDVDPLDML; this comes from the coding sequence ATGGATTTTTTCCCCGGTTCATCCGATCATAAAACGGCTTCGGTCGCAGTGACGGCACCCATTGACAAGCTGCTCGACTATGCCATCCCTGCTTCGCTCAGCTCGTTCGTGCACATCGGAACCCGGGTCAAGGTTCCGCTGGGGCGGCGCATGGTGTGGGGATTTGTGCTCGGTGTGTCAACCGAAGAGAGGGAAGGGCTCAAGCCGATTGCCGAGGTCCCGGAGGATTCTCCTTTTTTCCCGCCGCACCTGGCCGCCTTCTATCAACGCGCCGCGGCCTATTATCATCATCCGCCGGGAGAGGTCCTGCGCACCGCCTTGCCCGCAGGAATAACGGGCAAGGTGCAGAGGGTCGGCGTTGTGCACGAAAAGAAATATCATGCCCTCGATGCCGCCGACCAGCCGAAGGGGGCGCGCCAGCAGGAGATTCTCTCCTGGCTGCGGGAGCGCAAAGAAGCTTTCGGTTCGGAGATCGGCGCGGTCTTCCCGTCTCCGACCCCTGTGCTCAAGCGCCTGGTTGAATTGGGCCTGGTCGGGGAAGAGGAAGTGGAACGCCGCCGCGATCCCTTCTTCGACCTGCCGGTCGATGCCGACCTGCGCCCCTCCGCGACGGAAGATCAGGGTCAGGCTCTGGCCGCATTGCAGCAGGCACTGGCGGCGGAGGAATTCGCCGGATTCCTGCTGCACGGCGTCACCGGTAGCGGCAAAACGGAAGTTTACCTCAAGGTGATTGCCGCAGCTCTTGAAGCCGGACGCCAGGCGCTGGTTCTGGTGCCTGAAATCGCGCAGACTCCCCAGCTCGTGGCGCGCTTCCGGGCGCGTTTCAAATCGGGCGAGCACTCCATCGCCGTGCTGCATTCAGGTTTGTCCGAGGGGGAACGCTATGATGCCTGGCGCGCCATCGCCCGCGGAGAGGTCCATATTGTCATCGGCGCTCGTTCCGCGGTTTTTGCACCGCTGGACCGGTTGGGTGTGATCGTTGTCGATGAAGAGCACGAAGCCAGTTACAAACAGGCCGAAGGCTTCCGCTACAACGCGCGGGATCTGGCTCTGATGCGCGGCCAGAGGGAAAAAGCGGTGGTGATTCTCGGCAGTGCGACCCCCTCTCTGGTCTCTTATCACCGAAGTCGCGAAGGGTTTCTTCAATACCTCCGTCTTCATCATCGTGTGCTTGGCCGCCCCCTGCCCGAAGTTGAGCTTGTTGACCTCGCAGGTCGTTCAATGGAAGGAAGCCTGTCGCAGGAGATGCTCGATGCCCTGGAGTCCAACCTGCAGGTGGGCGATCAATCCCTGCTGCTGCTTAACCGCCGGGGGTTTTCCCCTTATCTGCTCTGCCGGGAATGCGGTGCAACCTTCCATTGCCCCAATTGCGCGATTACTCTGACCTACTACCAGTCCCGCCGGCTGATGCGCTGCAACTACTGTGACTATGCGGTGGCGCCGCCGACGGTCTGCCCTGAGTGTGGAGGCGGGCAGATCGAGCCGGAAGGGGCGGGGACCGAGCGCCTGGAGGAAGAACTGACGGCTTCCTTTCCAGAAGCACGCATCGCCCGTATGGACCGTGATACCATGACGCGCAAGGGGGCGCATCAGAAGCTGGTGTCTGATATGGAGCAGGGGCGGATCGACATCCTGGTCGGGACTCAGATGGTGGCCAAGGGGCTTGACTTTCCGGGCGTCACATTGGTCGGAGTGGTCGGCGCCGATGCGATTCTGAATCTCCCCGATTTCCGCAGTGCCGAGCGCGCTTTTTCTCTCCTGACCCAGGTGGCGGGGCGCGCCGGACGCGGCGAGCGACCCGGGCGGGTTCTGATCCAGACCTATGCCCCGACGCACCACGCTTTGCAGCATGCCAGCCGGCATGACTATGACGGGTTCTACCTGGAGGAGATCGAATATCGCCGCGCCCTGGAGTACCCTCCCTTCGGGCATCTGGTCAATCTTGTCATCTCCGGTATTGAGGGCGAAAAGGTCGCAGAAGCCGCCGAGCGGTTCTGTGACAGCCTTCAGGCCTGCGCCGGGGAGGAAGTCGAAGTGTTGGGGCCCGCACCCTGTCCGTTGTTCAGGTTGCGCGGCAGAACCCGCTACCAGATCCTGCTCAAATCGGTCACAAGAGCACCTCTTCACCGGCTGCTTTCCCGTCTACCGGCGTTGCGCTCCGCTCTGCCGCGTACCTTGAAGCTGACTCTGGATGTCGATCCCCTCGACATGCTCTAG